The region CATGCGTGTGACGACACCGCTGGTGCTCGTCATCTCCGCCGCCGTGCTGCTCTGGCTGACCTATGAATGGACGATGCGCACCGCTCTCGTCTTCGGCGGGATATTCGTTGTGACCTGGGGGATCGAGGCGATCGGGGTAGCGTCCGGATTTCCATTCGGGACCTATGAGTACACCGATACCCTGGGACTGAAAGTTCTCGGTGTCTCGCTTATCATCCCTGTCGCCTGGCTGCTGGTGATCGCGGCGAGCGATGCCTTTGTCGGACATTTCACCAACCGCGTCAGTACGGTATTCGTTGCCGCCATGGCGACGCTGTTTGATTTCTTCCTGGAATTCGCCGCCGATGTACTGGATTACTGGCACTGGAGCACGCGTTTCCCGCCGTTGAGTAATTACGCGAGCTGGTTCGTGATCAGTCTGGCTGCCGTGCTGCTGCTGCGCGATACCGTGGAACGACGTACGACGCTGCGCATTCCTGCCCACATGTATATCGCCCAGCTGCTCTATTTCATGATTACTTTCGTCGGAATGAAAAGCGGGATGTTCGCCGTATGATGAACGGAGAACACTGGCAATGAGCGGCCCTGTTCGAATCATAGGTGCCGGCTTCGGTGGTCTGGCAGCCGCGATCCATCTGGCTTCCGCCGGCGTTGAGACCGTGGTTCATGAAAAGCAGTCCACCCCCGGAGGCAAGGCTGACGAGCTGCGCGCGGCAGGATTCCGTTTCGATACGGGTCCCTCCCTTCTCACCATGCCCTTCGTGCTCGAACAGCTGTACGCCACAGCGAATGCTTCTCCTGATGAACGCGTCTCCCTGCTGCCAGTTGATCCCATCTGCCGTTACTTCTTCCCCGACGGATCCGTTCTCGATGCCGCGGCTGATGAGAATGCATTCCTGGCGGAAGTTGAGCGTCTCGCTCCAGGTGAGGGTGACGCTGTGCGGCGTTTCCTCGATTACAGCGAACGCATCTACGAACTGACCAGTGATCTTTTCCTCTTTCACAGTCTGTCGCCCCTGAAATCCCTGCTGCGTATGCAGAATCTGCATACGCTGTTTCACCT is a window of bacterium DNA encoding:
- a CDS encoding carotenoid biosynthesis protein, which codes for MNNPLSEKQTIILVYVFFVAGAVWNSLGVLQDFMRVTTPLVLVISAAVLLWLTYEWTMRTALVFGGIFVVTWGIEAIGVASGFPFGTYEYTDTLGLKVLGVSLIIPVAWLLVIAASDAFVGHFTNRVSTVFVAAMATLFDFFLEFAADVLDYWHWSTRFPPLSNYASWFVISLAAVLLLRDTVERRTTLRIPAHMYIAQLLYFMITFVGMKSGMFAV